The Numida meleagris isolate 19003 breed g44 Domestic line chromosome 12, NumMel1.0, whole genome shotgun sequence genome includes a window with the following:
- the DOK3 gene encoding docking protein 3 isoform X2 translates to MSGAPLRASCALAACVLPHCPAARGGRMDTSCGPAFASHPTHQKGEVSERRKSTPYSCFGCSSHISVLSAAQATEPCAGCWGRAGPMERPVKDGILYVQHCKFGKRTWRKMRAQLFAASPSGVARMEKFDARDDGTVPDISLRRCARRVIRLSDCVSVGPAGTESCPKATAAFYLTTTEKSYVLAAEQRDEWIEHLCQLAFQGKKEAAQSSSTGLQPIPMEENCLYSSWQDLTEFPVLVLQTEAAARCELHGHYVLAALPHSLTLKDAQSQQPLLTWPYPFLRKFGQDQNIFSFEAGRRSDSGEGTFTFSTPRAPELCRAVATAIACQQQAQEGPQPRLSAQGLAAQPWGAEAEDPQPSPTLGRAQPSSHSASHPPPNLLRFHAAEPEAAVPVVYASIARGQQPHFGLCPGKPLPEHLYENIFTAQPRPRAEEEEEEEEGRWELGCRQAPEGHSSEAALSYGAPQPHRQRWGPGASRGGAEEHPGPKPQRSLRAKLVRLLSRDGTGARDWS, encoded by the exons ATGTCAGGTGCTCCCCTGAGAGCTTCCTGTGCTCTCGCAGCATGCGTTCTgccccactgccctgctgctAGAGGTGGGCGGATGGACACCTCTTGTGGCCCAGCCTTTGCCTCTCATCCCACACACCAAAAAGGGGAAGTCTCAGAGAGAAGGAAGTCTACCCCATACAGttgctttggctgcagcagtcacatttctgtgctgtcagcagcccAAGCcacagagccctgtgctggctgctggggccGTGCTGGGCCCATGGAGAGACCAGTGAAGGATGGCATCCTCTATGTACAGCACTGCAAATTTGGAAAG CGGACCTGGAGGAAGATGCGAGCGCAGCTCTTTGCTGCCAGCCCCTCTGGCGTGGCCCGCATGGAAAAGTTTGATGCACGGGATGATGGCACAGTGCCTGACATCTCCCTGCGGCGCTGTGCCCGCCGTGTCATCCGCCTCTCCGATTGCGTCTCCGTCGGCCCCGCGGGCACTGAGAGCTGCCCCAAAGCCACCGCTGCCTTCTACCTCACCACCACAGAGAAGAGCTATGTGCTGGCGGCTGAGCAGCGGGATGAGTGGATCGAGCATCTCTGCCAGCTGGCCTTTCAG GGCAAAAAGGAAGCAGCACAGAGTAGCAGCACCGGGCTGCAGCCCATCCCTATGGAGGAGAACTGCCTCTACTCCTCATGGCAGGATC TGACAGAGTTCccggtgctggtgctgcagacAGAGGCAGCCGCCCGCTGTGAGCTGCACGGGCACTATGTGCTGGcggccctgccccacagcctgaCGCTGAAGGATGCACAgtcccagcagcccctgctcacCTGGCCCTACCCGTTCCTCCGCAAGTTCGGCCAAGATCAG AACATCTTCTCCTTCGAGGCCGGCCGCCGCAGCGACTCTGGCGAGGGCACCTTCACATTCAGCACCCCACGAGCCCCAGAGCTGTGCCGGGCTGTGGCCACCGCCATcgcctgccagcagcaggcccAGGAGGGCCCCCAGCCCCGGCTGTCAGCCCAGGGCCTCGCTGCCCAACCCTGGGGGGCAGAGGCTGAAGACCCTCAGCCCAGCCCAACCCTGGGGAGGGCGCAGCCCAGCTCCCACTCGGCCTCGCATCCACCACCCAACCTTCTCCGCTTCCACGCTGCGGAGCCAGAGGCTGCTGTCCCTGTGGTCTACGCCTCCATCGCACGGGGCCAACAGCCCCACTTCGGGCTGTGCCCTGGGAAGCCGCTCCCCGAGCATCTCTATGAGAACATCTTCACCGCCCAGCCTAGGCCTCgggcggaggaggaggaagaggaggaggaagggcgctgggagctgggctgtcGCCAGGCCCCCGAGGGCCACAGCAGCGAGGCCGCCCTGTCCTACGgcgccccacagccccacagacaGCGCTGGGGGCCGGGGGCAAGCAGGGGAGGAGCGGAGGAGCACCCCGGGCCTAAGCCTCAGCGCAGTCTCCGGGCCAAACTGGTGCGGCTGCTGAGCCGGGACGGCACCGGCGCGCGAGACTGGTCGTGA
- the DOK3 gene encoding docking protein 3 isoform X1, protein MSGAPLRASCALAACVLPHCPAARGGRMDTSCGPAFASHPTHQKGEVSERRKSTPYSCFGCSSHISVLSAAQATEPCAGCWGRAGPMERPVKDGILYVQHCKFGKRTWRKMRAQLFAASPSGVARMEKFDARDDGTVPDISLRRCARRVIRLSDCVSVGPAGTESCPKATAAFYLTTTEKSYVLAAEQRDEWIEHLCQLAFQGKKEAAQSSSTGLQPIPMEENCLYSSWQDLTEFPVLVLQTEAAARCELHGHYVLAALPHSLTLKDAQSQQPLLTWPYPFLRKFGQDQQNIFSFEAGRRSDSGEGTFTFSTPRAPELCRAVATAIACQQQAQEGPQPRLSAQGLAAQPWGAEAEDPQPSPTLGRAQPSSHSASHPPPNLLRFHAAEPEAAVPVVYASIARGQQPHFGLCPGKPLPEHLYENIFTAQPRPRAEEEEEEEEGRWELGCRQAPEGHSSEAALSYGAPQPHRQRWGPGASRGGAEEHPGPKPQRSLRAKLVRLLSRDGTGARDWS, encoded by the exons ATGTCAGGTGCTCCCCTGAGAGCTTCCTGTGCTCTCGCAGCATGCGTTCTgccccactgccctgctgctAGAGGTGGGCGGATGGACACCTCTTGTGGCCCAGCCTTTGCCTCTCATCCCACACACCAAAAAGGGGAAGTCTCAGAGAGAAGGAAGTCTACCCCATACAGttgctttggctgcagcagtcacatttctgtgctgtcagcagcccAAGCcacagagccctgtgctggctgctggggccGTGCTGGGCCCATGGAGAGACCAGTGAAGGATGGCATCCTCTATGTACAGCACTGCAAATTTGGAAAG CGGACCTGGAGGAAGATGCGAGCGCAGCTCTTTGCTGCCAGCCCCTCTGGCGTGGCCCGCATGGAAAAGTTTGATGCACGGGATGATGGCACAGTGCCTGACATCTCCCTGCGGCGCTGTGCCCGCCGTGTCATCCGCCTCTCCGATTGCGTCTCCGTCGGCCCCGCGGGCACTGAGAGCTGCCCCAAAGCCACCGCTGCCTTCTACCTCACCACCACAGAGAAGAGCTATGTGCTGGCGGCTGAGCAGCGGGATGAGTGGATCGAGCATCTCTGCCAGCTGGCCTTTCAG GGCAAAAAGGAAGCAGCACAGAGTAGCAGCACCGGGCTGCAGCCCATCCCTATGGAGGAGAACTGCCTCTACTCCTCATGGCAGGATC TGACAGAGTTCccggtgctggtgctgcagacAGAGGCAGCCGCCCGCTGTGAGCTGCACGGGCACTATGTGCTGGcggccctgccccacagcctgaCGCTGAAGGATGCACAgtcccagcagcccctgctcacCTGGCCCTACCCGTTCCTCCGCAAGTTCGGCCAAGATCAG CAGAACATCTTCTCCTTCGAGGCCGGCCGCCGCAGCGACTCTGGCGAGGGCACCTTCACATTCAGCACCCCACGAGCCCCAGAGCTGTGCCGGGCTGTGGCCACCGCCATcgcctgccagcagcaggcccAGGAGGGCCCCCAGCCCCGGCTGTCAGCCCAGGGCCTCGCTGCCCAACCCTGGGGGGCAGAGGCTGAAGACCCTCAGCCCAGCCCAACCCTGGGGAGGGCGCAGCCCAGCTCCCACTCGGCCTCGCATCCACCACCCAACCTTCTCCGCTTCCACGCTGCGGAGCCAGAGGCTGCTGTCCCTGTGGTCTACGCCTCCATCGCACGGGGCCAACAGCCCCACTTCGGGCTGTGCCCTGGGAAGCCGCTCCCCGAGCATCTCTATGAGAACATCTTCACCGCCCAGCCTAGGCCTCgggcggaggaggaggaagaggaggaggaagggcgctgggagctgggctgtcGCCAGGCCCCCGAGGGCCACAGCAGCGAGGCCGCCCTGTCCTACGgcgccccacagccccacagacaGCGCTGGGGGCCGGGGGCAAGCAGGGGAGGAGCGGAGGAGCACCCCGGGCCTAAGCCTCAGCGCAGTCTCCGGGCCAAACTGGTGCGGCTGCTGAGCCGGGACGGCACCGGCGCGCGAGACTGGTCGTGA
- the DDX41 gene encoding probable ATP-dependent RNA helicase DDX41: MEPGAERKRQREEAADGSDMSGEDDEDYVPYVPVKQRKQQMLQKLLQMRRKVVSEEEQRDSGSEQRGDEDDIPLGPQSNISLLDQHQHLKEKAEARKESAKEKQLKEEEKILESVAEGRALMSVKEMAKGITYDDPIKTSWRAPRYILAMSEARHDRVRKKYHILVEGEGIPPPIKSFKEMKFPAAILRGLKKKGIQQPTPIQIQGIPTILSGRDMIGIAFTGSGKTLVFTLPVIMFCLEQEKRLPFSKREGPYGLIICPSRELARQTHGIIEYYCRLLQEDSLPPLRCALCIGGMSVKEQMETIKHGVHMMVATPGRLMDLLQKKMVSLDICRYLALDEADRMIDMGFEGDIRTIFSYFKGQRQTLLFSATMPKKIQNFAKSALVKPITINVGRAGAASLDVVQEVEYVKEEAKMVYLLECLQKTPPPVLIFAEKKADVDAIHEYLLLKGVEAVAIHGGKDQEERTKAIEAFRDGKKDVLVATDVASKGLDFPAIQHVINYDMPEEIENYVHRIGRTGRSGNTGIATTFINKACDESVLMDLKALLLEAKQKVPPVLQVLHCGDETMLDIGGERGCAFCGGLGHRITDCPKLEAMQTKQVSNIGRKDYLAHSSMDF; encoded by the exons ATGGAGCCGGGCGCGGAGCGGAAG AGGCAGCGCGAGGAGGCGGCCGACGGATCCGACATGTCGGGAGAGGACGACGAGGACTACGTGCCCTACGTGCCGGTGAAGCAGCGCAAGCAGCAGATG ctgcagaagctgctgcagatgCGGCGGAAGGTGGTGTCAGAGGAGGAGCAGCGGGACAGTGGCAGCGAGCAGCGCGGGGACGAGGATGACATCCCTCTGGGGCCGCAGTCCAACATCAGCCTCCTGgaccagcaccagcacctcaaggagaaggcagagg CCCGGAAAGAGTCAGCcaaggagaagcagctgaaggaggaggagaagatcCTGGAGAGTGTGGCAGAGGGCCGAG CTTTGATGTCAGTGAAGGAGATGGCAAAGGGCATTACGTATGATGATCCAATTAAAACCAG CTGGAGAGCACCTCGTTACATTCTGGCCATGTCAGAGGCTCGTCATGATCGCGTGCGCAAGAAGTACCACATCCTCGTAGAGGGAGAAGGCATCCCACCTCCCATCAAGAGCTTCAAGGAGATGAAGTTTCCAGCAG CTATCCTGAGGGgcttgaagaaaaaaggaatccAGCAGCCAACGCCTATACAGATTCAAGGCATCCCCACAAT CCTCTCAGGAAGGGATATGATTGGCATTGCCTTCACTGGCTCTGGGAAGACTTTGGTGTTCACCCTTCCAGTTATCATGTTCTGCCTGGAGCAGGAGAAGAGATTGCCATTTTCTAAGCGAGAGGGACCCTACGGGCTCATCATCTGTCCCTCT cgGGAGCTGGCCCGGCAGACACATGGCATCATTGAGTACTACTGTCgcctgctgcaggaggacagccTGCCCCCGCTGCGCTGTGCTCTCTGCATTGGGGGAATGTCTGTTAAGGAGCAGATGGAGACGATCAAACA TGGTGTGCACATGATGGTGGCAACCCCTGGCCGCCTCATGGACTTGCTGCAGAAGAAGATGGTGAGCCTGGACATCTGCCGCTACTTGGCCTTGGATGAGGCTGACAGGATGATTGATATGGGCTTTGAGGGGGACATCCGCACCATCTTCTCCTACTTCAAG GGCCAGCGACAGACTCTTCTCTTCAGTGCAACAATGCCTAAAAAGATCCAGAACTTTGCTAAAAGTGCCCTGGTGAAGCCCATCACCATTAATGTTGGGCGAGCAGGTGCTGCCAGCCTGGATGTTGTGCAG GAAGTGGAGTATGTGAAAGAGGAGGCCAAGATGGTGTACCTCCTTGAGTGCTTGCAGAAGACCCCACCACCT GTGCTGATCTTTGCGGAGAAGAAGGCAGATGTTGATGCGATCCACGAGTACCTTCTCCTCAAGGGTGTGGAAGCTGTGGCCATCCATGGAGGCAAAG ATCAGGAGGAACGGACGAAAGCCATTGAGGCCTTCCGAGATGGGAAGAAGGATGTTCTGGTTGCCACTGATGTCGCTTCTAAGGGCTTGGACTTCCCAGCCATCCAGCACGTCATCAACTATGACATGCCAGAGGAGATTGAGAACTACG TTCACCGCATCGGGCGTACAGGTCGCTCAGGCAACACTGGTATTGCCACCACCTTCATCAACAAAGCCTGCG ATGAGTCAGTGCTCATGGACTTGAAGGCTCTGCTCCTGGAGGCAAAGCAGAAGGTGCCCCCTGTACTCCAGGTGCTGCACTGTGGGGATGAGACCATGCTGGACATCGGAG GTGAGCGGGGCTGTGCCTTCTGCGGCGGCCTGGGCCATCGCATCACTGACTGTCCTAAGCTGGAGGCGATGCAGACCAAGCAAGTCAGCAACATTGGCCGCAAGGACTACCTAGCCCACAGCTCTATGGACTTCTAG